One genomic region from Candidatus Endomicrobiellum trichonymphae encodes:
- a CDS encoding F0F1 ATP synthase subunit A produces MRHIFKMQLSPEILFSIAGFPVTNTVIATVITDIAIIALVLTASRAIALKPGNIQNAVEAIVDYFRETTEEIAGEKASFIYPWVLSFFLFILISNLLAQFPGFESIRFQTLTSEHHGVPFLRAATSDLNFTLALAAISVIVTHYFSIKYTGIKAYLTRFITFKMFPIFLFVGILEFVNEITKLISFSFRLFGNIFAGERVMANMYGLFPFGLPLPFIILEIMVALIQAIVFAMLTMAFMHIMTDKSHSEARKKGEMK; encoded by the coding sequence TTGAGGCATATCTTTAAGATGCAATTAAGTCCCGAAATATTATTTTCAATAGCAGGTTTTCCAGTAACAAATACCGTTATTGCTACGGTTATTACTGATATTGCTATCATTGCGCTGGTTTTAACAGCAAGCAGGGCAATTGCACTTAAACCCGGCAACATACAAAATGCCGTTGAAGCAATTGTTGATTATTTCAGAGAAACCACCGAGGAAATTGCCGGAGAAAAAGCTTCGTTTATATATCCTTGGGTTTTATCATTTTTTCTGTTTATATTAATCTCAAACTTGCTTGCGCAGTTTCCTGGATTTGAGTCAATAAGATTCCAAACATTGACATCGGAACATCACGGAGTGCCGTTTTTAAGAGCTGCTACAAGCGACTTAAATTTCACTCTTGCCCTTGCCGCCATTTCCGTAATAGTAACACATTATTTCAGTATAAAATACACCGGCATCAAAGCCTATCTTACAAGATTTATTACATTCAAAATGTTTCCTATATTTTTATTCGTAGGGATTTTGGAATTTGTAAACGAAATAACAAAACTTATTTCATTTTCTTTCCGTTTATTTGGAAATATTTTTGCTGGAGAAAGAGTTATGGCGAATATGTACGGTTTGTTTCCATTCGGTTTGCCGCTTCCTTTTATAATTCTTGAGATTATGGTTGCTCTTATTCAGGCAATAGTTTTCGCAATGCTTACAATGGCTTTTATGCATATAATGACGGATAAATCACATAGTGAAGCACGTAAAAAAGGAGAAATGAAATGA
- the atpE gene encoding ATP synthase F0 subunit C — MIFTLAGGIIIAVGGLGPALGIGFIGAKAVEAIGRNPEASGKIMINMLIAMAFAEAIAIYSLIFAFTK, encoded by the coding sequence ATGATTTTTACACTTGCAGGCGGAATTATCATTGCAGTAGGAGGTCTAGGACCGGCTTTGGGAATCGGTTTTATCGGAGCAAAAGCTGTTGAGGCTATCGGACGCAATCCTGAAGCGTCAGGAAAAATAATGATAAACATGCTTATAGCAATGGCATTTGCTGAAGCTATAGCAATTTACTCTCTTATTTTTGCATTTACTAAGTAA
- the atpF gene encoding F0F1 ATP synthase subunit B — MEIIQKFGLEAKLFLFQLINFLIIVFILKKFLFAPLKKILDERKRKIEQSLQDAENAKIVLENASEEKKNILAKAKSSADTLMATVKVSIKETKEKAVIEAKQRSEQIIDEAKQKAATEFESMNKKIGKISVDISGKVMSKVLSDLFTETEKQKLMSRALEKIDENIKN; from the coding sequence ATGGAAATAATACAAAAATTCGGTTTAGAAGCAAAATTATTTTTATTTCAGCTGATAAACTTTTTAATCATAGTATTTATTCTTAAGAAATTTTTATTTGCGCCTTTAAAGAAAATACTTGATGAAAGAAAACGCAAGATAGAACAATCTTTGCAGGATGCTGAAAATGCAAAAATTGTCTTGGAAAATGCATCCGAAGAGAAAAAGAATATTCTCGCGAAAGCTAAAAGCAGTGCTGATACGCTTATGGCAACGGTAAAAGTTTCAATCAAAGAAACAAAGGAAAAGGCGGTTATAGAAGCAAAGCAGCGTTCGGAACAGATTATAGACGAAGCGAAACAGAAAGCGGCAACAGAGTTTGAAAGTATGAATAAAAAAATCGGAAAAATATCCGTAGATATTTCCGGAAAAGTTATGTCAAAAGTTTTGTCAGATTTATTTACTGAAACCGAGAAGCAAAAACTTATGTCGCGAGCGTTGGAAAAGATAGATGAAAATATCAAAAATTAG
- a CDS encoding F0F1 ATP synthase subunit delta, with protein MKISKIRELTKSIVKYDELSTKDLEWIFSNFSRQELKLFMRLLSKEIKNNTVTASFAGELSYENKKKINAMFPNRKILFKRDDENISGGVRFEYGDFVLDYSVSGIIKRILNGIRENL; from the coding sequence ATGAAAATATCAAAAATTAGAGAACTCACAAAATCTATTGTAAAATACGATGAACTGAGTACAAAAGATTTGGAGTGGATTTTTTCAAATTTTTCAAGGCAGGAGCTTAAACTGTTTATGCGGTTATTGTCAAAAGAAATAAAAAATAACACTGTCACCGCTAGTTTTGCCGGCGAGTTAAGCTATGAAAATAAAAAGAAAATTAACGCTATGTTTCCAAATAGAAAAATTTTGTTTAAACGAGACGATGAGAATATTTCCGGCGGAGTGCGGTTTGAATACGGCGATTTTGTTTTGGATTACAGCGTTTCCGGAATAATAAAAAGAATTTTAAACGGTATAAGAGAGAACTTATGA
- the atpA gene encoding F0F1 ATP synthase subunit alpha, with protein sequence MKPEEIIQKIEKELYSTQAKPELINFGVIETVGDEIVKASGLSNAGYYEEIEFEDESIGFVLNIDEDYVSIVLLKNSGHIVRGMKVKSTGKVLSIAVSYKLIGRVINTLGQPIDGNELKHIDSVHYPVEKIAPGIIQRNSVDNPLKTGIKAIDAMTPIGRGQRELIIGDRGTGKTAIAVDTIINQKKLDMGLKSVICIYCSIGQKKSNLASITAKLKEEGAMDYTVVIAATASDPASMQYIAPLAACAIGEYFMDKGKDVLVVYDDLTKHAWAYRQISLLIKRPAGREAYPGDIFYLHSRLLERAARMSDKNGGGTLTALPIIETQGNDMSAYIPTNVVSITDGQIYLEADLFNSGIRPAINVGLSVSRVGGAAQTKSMKQLAGPVRLELSQFRELQAFTQFGSDLDEYALKRLERGKRITEILKQQQYKPYDEISEILSIFAVTSGLFDDINVNKVLEAEQQMTEFIKKTYPETVKKLATGEKIDDSLKAELEQEIKEFKKINNYGTESATA encoded by the coding sequence ATGAAACCAGAAGAAATAATACAAAAAATTGAAAAAGAGCTGTATTCTACTCAGGCAAAACCGGAACTTATAAATTTTGGAGTTATTGAGACTGTCGGCGATGAAATCGTAAAAGCTTCAGGTCTTTCCAATGCGGGCTATTATGAAGAAATAGAATTTGAAGATGAATCTATAGGTTTCGTTTTAAATATTGATGAAGATTATGTTTCAATAGTGTTGCTTAAAAATTCAGGACATATTGTGCGCGGAATGAAAGTAAAATCTACAGGAAAAGTTTTAAGCATTGCTGTTTCCTATAAATTGATAGGAAGGGTTATAAACACTTTGGGACAGCCTATAGACGGCAACGAATTGAAACATATAGATTCCGTCCATTATCCGGTTGAAAAAATAGCTCCCGGCATCATTCAGAGAAATTCTGTTGACAACCCTTTAAAAACCGGCATTAAAGCCATCGATGCAATGACTCCGATAGGAAGGGGGCAGCGAGAACTCATAATAGGAGACAGAGGTACGGGAAAAACTGCGATAGCAGTTGACACTATAATAAATCAGAAAAAGCTCGATATGGGTTTGAAAAGCGTTATATGCATATACTGCTCTATAGGACAGAAAAAGTCTAATTTAGCCTCAATTACGGCAAAATTGAAAGAAGAAGGCGCAATGGATTATACTGTTGTCATTGCAGCTACAGCTTCAGATCCAGCTTCAATGCAGTACATTGCACCTCTTGCGGCTTGCGCAATCGGCGAATACTTTATGGATAAAGGTAAAGATGTTTTAGTTGTTTACGACGATTTAACAAAACATGCATGGGCATACAGACAGATTTCTCTTTTAATTAAAAGACCTGCAGGACGTGAAGCGTACCCAGGCGATATTTTTTATTTACATTCAAGACTTTTGGAAAGAGCCGCAAGAATGTCTGATAAAAACGGCGGAGGAACTCTTACAGCACTTCCCATTATTGAAACTCAAGGGAACGACATGTCCGCGTATATTCCTACAAACGTCGTTTCAATTACCGACGGACAAATATATCTTGAAGCCGATTTATTTAATTCAGGCATACGTCCGGCAATCAACGTCGGTCTTTCTGTTTCACGCGTAGGAGGAGCGGCACAAACTAAATCAATGAAACAATTAGCCGGACCCGTAAGACTCGAACTTTCGCAGTTTAGAGAATTGCAGGCTTTTACGCAGTTCGGAAGCGATTTGGATGAATATGCACTGAAAAGACTCGAAAGAGGAAAAAGAATTACTGAAATTTTAAAACAACAGCAGTACAAGCCTTATGACGAAATTTCAGAAATATTATCGATTTTTGCCGTAACATCCGGTCTCTTTGACGACATAAATGTAAATAAAGTTCTCGAAGCCGAACAACAGATGACAGAATTTATAAAGAAAACATATCCTGAAACTGTTAAAAAACTTGCAACAGGCGAAAAAATAGACGACTCTTTAAAAGCAGAACTTGAACAAGAAATAAAAGAGTTTAAAAAAATAAATAACTATGGCACAGAATCTGCAACAGCTTAA
- the atpG gene encoding ATP synthase F1 subunit gamma has protein sequence MAQNLQQLKKRIKTSDSIAQIAKAMEMIAASKIRKAQNYVEKHNPYARKIKYMVQRILTDKDLYDEIEKFSKERKGKRLIYIISPDKGLCGGLVVNLFKKVSFNVQSSDYVVAIGKKSANDATRYNYNVLASFGMGTSFPKYDDIYPIIDIAKKLYISGEVTKVSVIYTEFKNMLVQKPAIEEILPVKPDKSFKENKMDYIFEPDPQQVLEDLLPYYFEVEFYSAFMNAYASEQAARMTAMKNAKDNANDISASLTNIYNKSRQEKITNEILDLANGQQEI, from the coding sequence ATGGCACAGAATCTGCAACAGCTTAAAAAAAGAATAAAAACCTCAGATAGCATAGCCCAAATAGCGAAAGCTATGGAGATGATAGCTGCGTCTAAAATACGTAAGGCACAGAATTATGTTGAAAAACACAATCCGTATGCAAGAAAAATTAAATATATGGTTCAAAGAATCCTTACGGATAAAGATTTATATGATGAAATAGAAAAGTTTTCAAAAGAAAGAAAAGGCAAGAGATTGATTTATATTATTTCTCCTGACAAAGGACTTTGCGGAGGACTTGTCGTAAATCTATTCAAAAAAGTAAGTTTTAACGTGCAGTCCAGCGACTATGTCGTTGCCATAGGCAAGAAATCTGCAAATGATGCGACAAGGTACAACTATAACGTGCTTGCATCTTTTGGTATGGGAACAAGTTTCCCCAAATATGATGACATATATCCCATAATTGACATAGCAAAGAAACTTTATATTTCAGGCGAAGTTACAAAAGTAAGCGTAATATATACGGAATTCAAAAATATGCTTGTGCAGAAACCGGCTATCGAAGAAATTCTTCCGGTAAAACCTGATAAAAGTTTTAAAGAAAACAAAATGGATTATATTTTTGAACCTGACCCGCAACAGGTTCTTGAAGATTTGCTTCCCTATTACTTTGAAGTTGAATTCTACAGTGCATTTATGAACGCTTACGCCTCAGAACAAGCGGCAAGAATGACTGCTATGAAAAATGCGAAAGACAATGCGAATGACATTTCAGCTTCTTTAACTAATATTTACAATAAGTCAAGACAGGAAAAAATTACAAATGAAATTTTAGATCTTGCCAACGGACAACAGGAAATATAA
- the atpD gene encoding F0F1 ATP synthase subunit beta — protein sequence MENKENVSVQGAVIRVQGAVVDFKFEDAVPEVYEALILKMPGGSDLILETMFEMDNSEVRTIAMGSTDGMKKGMKATRTFAPIKVPVGEKTLGRIFNVLGEPIDALGKIDDSVKRHPIHRAAPAFMDQKTSPEMLETGIKVIDLVSPFTKGGKIGIFGGAGVGKTVIVKELIRNIAAVHKGHSVFAGVGERTREGTDLWMEMVESKVMDKTVLVFGQMNEPPGNRMRVALTALTMSEYFRDEKGEDVLLFIDNIFRFAQAGSEVSALLGRMPSAVGYQPNLAKDMGDLQERITSTNKGSVTSVQAVYVPADDYTDPAPVAIFAHLDATLTLDRSIMEQGLYPAVNPLTSSSRLLDPNIIGEDHYNTAMSVKKILQKYKDLQDIIAILGMDELSDEDKLTVSRARKVQKFLTQPMFVAETFTGLEGRYVKTENTIKGFKDIIEGKYDFLPEQAFYMVGSIEESAEKSKKYS from the coding sequence ATGGAAAATAAAGAAAATGTAAGTGTGCAAGGCGCCGTTATAAGAGTTCAGGGTGCGGTCGTGGATTTTAAATTTGAAGATGCCGTCCCTGAAGTTTATGAGGCACTGATTTTAAAAATGCCAGGCGGAAGCGATTTAATTCTTGAGACAATGTTTGAAATGGATAATTCCGAAGTAAGAACAATAGCGATGGGTTCGACAGACGGAATGAAAAAAGGAATGAAAGCCACAAGAACTTTTGCTCCTATCAAAGTTCCAGTAGGCGAAAAAACACTCGGCAGAATATTTAATGTTTTAGGTGAACCTATTGACGCTTTAGGGAAAATTGACGATTCTGTTAAAAGACACCCTATACACAGAGCCGCGCCTGCTTTTATGGACCAGAAAACATCTCCTGAAATGCTTGAAACTGGAATCAAAGTAATAGACTTGGTCTCTCCTTTTACTAAAGGCGGAAAAATAGGAATTTTCGGCGGCGCAGGAGTAGGAAAAACCGTTATAGTTAAAGAACTTATAAGGAATATCGCCGCGGTTCACAAAGGACATTCGGTTTTTGCGGGAGTGGGCGAGAGAACAAGAGAAGGAACTGATTTATGGATGGAAATGGTTGAATCAAAAGTTATGGATAAAACCGTTTTGGTATTCGGACAGATGAACGAACCTCCGGGAAACAGGATGAGGGTAGCGCTTACGGCTCTTACAATGTCCGAGTATTTTCGCGATGAAAAGGGAGAAGACGTTTTGTTGTTTATCGATAATATTTTCAGATTTGCTCAAGCCGGCAGCGAAGTATCCGCTCTTCTTGGAAGAATGCCGTCTGCAGTAGGATATCAGCCTAACCTTGCAAAGGATATGGGCGATTTGCAGGAAAGAATTACTTCGACAAATAAAGGTTCTGTTACTTCCGTTCAAGCAGTTTATGTTCCCGCAGACGACTATACTGATCCGGCTCCCGTAGCGATTTTTGCTCATTTGGATGCAACACTGACACTTGATAGATCAATTATGGAACAGGGATTGTATCCCGCAGTTAATCCACTTACTTCTTCTTCAAGACTTTTGGATCCTAATATTATAGGCGAAGATCATTACAATACGGCAATGTCTGTGAAAAAAATTTTGCAGAAATATAAAGATTTACAGGATATCATTGCAATACTTGGTATGGATGAACTTTCCGATGAAGACAAATTGACTGTTTCAAGAGCAAGAAAAGTACAAAAATTTTTGACACAGCCTATGTTTGTTGCTGAAACCTTTACGGGTCTTGAAGGAAGATACGTTAAAACCGAAAATACTATAAAAGGATTTAAAGATATTATCGAAGGTAAATACGATTTTCTGCCAGAACAAGCTTTCTATATGGTCGGTTCTATAGAAGAATCTGCTGAAAAATCTAAAAAATATTCTTAA
- the atpC gene encoding ATP synthase F1 subunit epsilon codes for MNKFEVEILSPEGIVFKGATPSVSFPTTRGIITVLSGHINLITKLNSGEIIIEATDGIKKIIVSGGFIEIVNNNVNVVTEFAAHSDEISRQKIKQAIDHAKDMKNKRKEFVNMYAIESQLKKSAVDLKSGLEIKRKKI; via the coding sequence ATGAACAAGTTTGAAGTAGAGATTTTATCGCCGGAAGGAATCGTTTTTAAAGGGGCAACTCCATCGGTTTCTTTCCCTACTACAAGAGGTATAATCACAGTGTTGTCCGGGCATATAAATCTTATAACAAAATTAAATAGCGGCGAAATAATAATTGAAGCTACCGACGGCATAAAAAAGATTATCGTCAGCGGCGGATTTATAGAAATTGTCAACAATAATGTAAACGTTGTTACCGAATTTGCGGCTCACTCTGATGAAATAAGCAGACAAAAAATAAAACAGGCGATAGATCATGCAAAAGATATGAAAAACAAGAGAAAAGAATTTGTCAATATGTATGCTATTGAGTCACAGTTGAAAAAATCGGCAGTTGATTTAAAATCCGGTTTGGAAATTAAGCGGAAAAAAATATAA